In a single window of the Heliangelus exortis chromosome 1, bHelExo1.hap1, whole genome shotgun sequence genome:
- the BCL9 gene encoding B-cell CLL/lymphoma 9 protein: MHSSNPKVRNSPSGNTQSSPKSKQEVMVRPPTVMSPSGNPQLDSKFSNQGKQGGSTSQSQPSPCDPKSGGHPPKVLPGPGGSMGLKNGAGNGAKGKGKRERSISADSFEQREAGTPNDDPEIKDCNSADHVKSQDSQHTPHSMTPSNTSAPRSSTPSHGLTAGLEPASGQKTPSKVVYVFSTEMANKAAEAVLKGQVETIVSFHIQNISNSKAERNTLPLNPQITALRTEPKPVPQPQPPAAQDQNPPQNAKMQPTPPVSAPVSKSTAPPCPIDQDSPNVESKVMSVGSPANSTPLQTEGFGQSSTPNNRAVSPVSQGSNSSAADPKGPPQQVSGGDPSSLGENPDGLSQEQLEHRERSLQTLRDIQRMLFPDEKEFAGGQSGGPPPNAGVLDGPQKKPEGPIQAMMAQSQSLGKGSGSRTDGGAPFGPQGHRDMPFSPDEMGPPPMNSQSGPIGPDHLDHMTPEQVAWLKLQQEFYEEKRRKQEQVVVQQCSLQDMMVHQHGPRGVVRGPPPPYQMTPGEGWGPGGPEPFPEGMNMSHSLPPRGMAPHPNMPGSQMRLPGFAGMMNPDMEGPGVPNPASRPGLSGVSWPDDVPKIPDGRNFPPGQGVFSGPGRGERFPNPQGLPEELYQQQLAEKQMGLPPGLNMEGIRPGMEINRMMPSQRHMEPGNNPIFPRMPVEGPMSPSRGDFPKGIPPQMGSSRELEFGMGPGSMKGDMGMNVSMGSNPPLVPQKLREAGVGPEEMMKLRPGVSEMLSSQQKMVPLPFGEHPQQEYGMGPRPFLPMSQGPGVGLRNLREQMGPDQRTNNRLSHMPPLPLNPTSNPNSLNTAPPAQRSLGRKPLDISAAGQVHSPGINPLKSPTMRQVQSPMMGSPSGNLKSPQTPSQLAGMLAGPTAAAAAASIKSPPVLGSAAASPVHLKSPSLPAPSPGWTSSPKPPLQSPGIPPNHKASLTMSSPAMLGNVESGGPPPSTVSQSAPVTLPGNLPSSSPYTMPPEPTLSQNPLSIMMSRMSKFAMPSSTPLYHDAIKTVASSDDDSPPARSPNLPPMNSVPGMGINSQNPRISGPNPVGPMPTLSPMGMTQPLSHNNQMPSPNAMGPNIPPHGVPVGPGLMSHNPMMGHGSQESPMVPQGRLGFPQGFPPVQSPPQQVPFPHNGPSGGQGNFPAGMGFHGEGPLGRPTNLPQSSTDPALCKTGGPGGPDSFTVLGNNMPSVFTDPELQEVIRPGATGIPEFDLSRIIPSEKPSQTLQYFPRGEVPGRKQPQGPGPGFSHMQGMIGEQPPRMGLTLPGMGGPGPVGTPDIPLGTAPSMPGHNPMRPPAFLQQGMMGPHHRMMSPAQTAMPGQPALMSNPVAAVGMIPGKDRAPAGLYSHPGPVGSPGMMMSMQGMMGPQQNIMIPPQMRPRGMAADVGMGGFSQGPGNPGNMMF, translated from the exons TAGCCCCAAATCaaagcaggaggtgatggtccGTCCCCCTACAGTGATGTCCCCGTCTGGCAACCCCCAGCTGGATTCCAAATTTTCCAATCAGGGCAAACAAGGGGGCTCCACCAGCCAATCTCAGCCCTCTCCCTGTGACCCCAAAAGTGGAGGTCACCCTCCCAAAGTGCTCCCTGGCCCAGGTGGGAGCATGGGGCTGAAGAATGGGGCTGGAAATGGTGCCAAGGGGAAGGGCAAGAGAGAGAGGAGCATTTCAGCAGACTCCTTTGAACAGAGGGAAGCTGGGACTCCTAATGATGACCCTGAAATCAAAG ACTGCAATTCTGCTGATCATGTGAAGTCCCAGGATTCTCAGCACACACCACACTCCATGACACCTTCGAATACTTCAGCCCCAAGGTCTTCCACACCTTCCCATGGCCTGACCGCTGGTTTGGAGCCGGCAAGTGGGCAGAAGACTCCATCCAAAGTGGTTTACGTGTTCTCTACTGAGATGGCCAACAA GGCTGCAGAAGCTGTGCTGAAGGGACAAGTGGAAACCATAGTGTCCTTTCATATACAGAACATCTCAAACAGCAAGGCGGAACGAAACACTCTACCCTTG AATCCCCAGATCACTGCACTTCGGACTGAACCCAAGCCCGTGCcgcagccccagccccctgctGCCCAGGACCAGAACCCTCCCCAAAACGCCAAAATGCAGCCGACTCCACCTGTGTCAGCGCCGGTATCCAAATCCACCGCCCCCCCATGTCCCATAGATCAGGACAGTCCCAACGTGGAAAGCAAAGTGATGTCTGTGGGCAGCCCTGCCAACTCTACCCCGTTGCAGACGGAAGGATTTGGACAGAGTTCAACCCCCAATAATCGAGCCGTTAGCCCCGTTTCCCAGGGTAGCAATAGCTCTGCTGCAGACCCCAAAGGTCCTCCCCAGCAGGTGTCTGGCGGGGACCCATCCAGTTTGGGTGAGAATCCCGATGGATTGtcacaggagcagctggagcatcGAGAGCGCTCTTTGCAGACCCTGCGAGACATACAGCGCATGCTCTTCCCTGATGAGAAGGAGTTTGCGGGAGGGCAAAGTGGGGGGCCACCCCCAAATGCTGGGGTGCTGGATGGTCCCCAAAAGAAACCTGAAGGGCCAATACAGGCCATGATGGCTCAATCCCAAAGTTTAGGCAAAGGGTCAGGGTCTCGGACAGATGGAGGGGCTCCGTTTGGCCCTCAGGGGCACAGGGACATGCCCTTTTCCCCAGATGAAATGGGACCACCACCAATGAACTCCCAGTCAGGACCCATAGGCCCAGACCACCTGGACCACATGACTCCGGAGCAGGTGGCCTGGCTCAAGCTGCAGCAGGAGTTTTatgaggagaagagaagaaagcaagagCAGGTGGTTGTGCAGCAGTGTTCACTGCAGGACATGATGGTCCATCAGCATGGGCCTCGTGGAGTGGTCCGAGGTCCTCCCCCTCCCTACCAGATGACccctggggagggctggggacctgggggtccAGAGCCCTTTCCTGAAGGCATGAACATGTCTCACTCTCTGCCTCCCAGAGGCATGGCCCCTCATCCCAACATGCCTGGGAGCCAGATGCGTCTGCCTGGTTTTGCAGGAATGATGAACCCTGACATGGAGGGCCCTGGTGTTCCAAATCCTGCCTCTCGGCCTGGGCTTTCGGGAGTTAGTTGGCCAGATGATGTGCCAAAAATCCCAGATGGCCGAAATTTCCCCCCTGGCCAGGGTGTCTTCAGTGGCCCCGGCCGAGGGGAGCGGTTCCCCAATCCACAAGGTCTGCCTGAGGAGCTctatcagcagcagctggctgaGAAACAGATGGGTCTCCCTCCTGGCCTCAACATGGAAGGCATTAGGCCCGGCATGGAGATAAACAGAATGATGCCCTCTCAGAGACACATGGAGCCTGGGAACAACCCCATCTTCCCTCGCATGCCAGTGGAAGGTCCAATGAGCCCCTCCAGGGGGGACTTCCCGAAAGGCATTCCCCCACAAATGGGCTCTAGCAGGGAGCTGGAGTTTGGAATGGGTCCTGGCAGCATGAAGGGGGACATGGGCATGAATGTCAGCATGGGCTCCAACCCACCCCTGGTCCCTCAGAAGCTGAGGGAGGCAGGAGTTGGGCCAGAAGAGATGATGAAACTTCGCCCTGGTGTCTCAGAGAtgctctcctcccagcagaAAATGGTGCCACTGCCATTTGGGGAGCACCCGCAGCAGGAGTATGGCATGGGTCCCAGGCCTTTCCTTCCCATGTCTCAGGGCCCAGGAGTCGGTCTCCGAAATCTCAGAGAACAGATGGGGCCTGACCAAAGGACTAACAACCGGCTCAGCCACATGCCGCCACTACCTCTCAATCCCACCAGTAACCCCAATAGCCTCAACACTGCTCCCCCTGCACAGCGCAGCCTTGGCCGCAAGCCCTTGGATATCTCTGCAGCTGGTCAGGTGCATTCGCCAGGAATCAACCCTCTGAAGTCCCCTACGATGCGCCAGGTCCAGTCTCCCATGATGGGGTCTCCCTCGGGGAACCTCAAATCCCCTCAGACACCCTCCCAGCTGGCAGGAATGCTTGCGGGCCCCACTGCCGCGGCTGCCGCTGCCTCCATTAAATCTCCCCCCGTCTTgggatctgctgctgcttctcctgtccACCTCAAGTCTCCGTCTCTTCCCGCACCTTCTCCTGGATGGACTTCGTCTCCAAAGCCTCCTTTGCAGAGCCCTGGGATTCCCCCAAACCACAAGGCATCTCTCACAATGTCTTCTCCAGCCATGCTGGGGAATGTGGAGTCGG GTGGTCCACCTCCTTCCACAGTCAGCCAGTCTGCTCCTGTGACTCTCCCTGGGAATCTTCCCTCTAGCAGTCCTTACACAATGCCTCCAGAGCCGACCCTCTCCCAGAATCCCCTCTCCATTATGATGTCCAGGATGTCCAAATTTGCCATGCCCAGCTCTACACCACTCTATCATGATGCCATCAAAACTGTGGCCAGCTCGGATGATGACTCCCCTCCAGCACGCTCCCCAAATTTGCCACCTATGAACAGTGTACCAG GAATGGGCATTAATTCTCAGAATCCTCGAATTTCAGGTCCAAACCCAGTGGGTCCAATGCCAACCCTTAGCCCAATGGGAATGACCCAGCCTCTTTCCCACAACAATCAGATGCCCTCTCCAAATGCCATGGGACCCAATATACCTCCTCACGGGGTCCCTGTGGGACCTGGCCTGATGTCACACAATCCGATGATGGGGCACGGTTCCCAGGAGTCTCCAATGGTACCTCAAGGACGCCTGGGCTTCCCACAGGGGTTCCCTCCCGTACAATCCCCTCCACAGCAGGTGCCATTTCCACATAATGGGCCCAGCGGTGGACAAGGCAACTTCCCAGCGGGAATGGGCTTCCACGGAGAAGGACCTCTGGGGCGTCCTACCAACCTGCCCCAAAGTTCGACAGATCCAGCACTTTGCAAGACTGGAGGCCCTGGCGGTCCGGACTCCTTCACTGTTCTTGGAAACAATATGCCTTCGGTTTTCACTGATCCAGAGCTGCAAGAGGTGATCCGTCCCGGAGCCACGGGAATACCCGAGTTTGACCTGTCCAGGATTATCCCGTCGGAGAAGCCCAGCCAGACACTACAGTATTTCCCTCGTGGGGAGGTGCCAGGCCGCAAGCAGCCCCAGGGTCCCGGGCCCGGGTTCTCCCACATGCAGGGGATGATAGGAGAGCAGCCCCCAAGGATGGGACTAACGTTACCTGGCATGGGGGGCCCCGGGCCGGTGGGAACTCCGGATATCCCTCTTGGGACAGCACCATCC